The proteins below come from a single Desulfovibrio sp. genomic window:
- a CDS encoding 50S ribosomal protein L11 methyltransferase — translation MKQIFRLEMVVAEEDADRATGLLTLGVPFGWEEETLPTGETRFRVHCENPEFINNLQSDLQARIPAAEYTLTTLEDQDWLAAWRQFFTPVPCGNRFVVLPPWLADSNEFPGREKIVIEPKSAFGTGHHATTALCLTVLSELVEAGRVKPGQHFLDLGTGSGVLGIGCCKSGLTGEGYDIDMLAVENAIENRQINGIEGFEVGLGSIDALEGRTYDLVLANILARPLIDLAQRIVWACKPGACLVLSGLLEIQADSVEEAYMAQCLPKPRRVIDGEWCALVWD, via the coding sequence ATGAAGCAGATTTTTCGTTTGGAAATGGTTGTGGCCGAAGAAGATGCAGACCGCGCCACCGGCTTGCTGACCCTGGGTGTGCCCTTTGGCTGGGAAGAAGAAACCCTGCCCACGGGTGAAACACGCTTTCGCGTGCATTGCGAAAACCCCGAATTCATCAACAACCTGCAAAGCGACCTTCAGGCCCGTATTCCCGCTGCGGAATACACCCTGACCACGCTTGAGGATCAGGACTGGCTGGCCGCGTGGCGGCAGTTTTTTACGCCTGTGCCCTGCGGCAACCGTTTTGTGGTGCTGCCCCCCTGGCTTGCCGACAGCAATGAGTTCCCCGGTCGGGAAAAGATTGTTATCGAGCCCAAGAGTGCGTTTGGCACGGGCCACCATGCCACCACGGCCCTGTGCCTCACCGTGTTGAGCGAGCTTGTGGAAGCCGGGCGCGTCAAGCCGGGGCAGCATTTTCTGGATCTCGGCACCGGCTCGGGCGTGCTTGGCATTGGCTGCTGCAAGAGCGGCCTGACCGGTGAAGGTTACGACATCGACATGCTGGCCGTGGAAAATGCCATTGAAAACAGGCAGATCAACGGAATCGAAGGCTTTGAAGTGGGCCTTGGCAGCATAGACGCGCTCGAAGGCCGCACCTATGATCTGGTGCTGGCAAATATTCTGGCCCGCCCGCTGATTGATCTTGCCCAGCGCATTGTGTGGGCCTGCAAGCCCGGCGCGTGCCTAGTGCTCTCCGGCCTGCTTGAAATCCAGGCCGACAGCGTGGAAGAAGCCTACATGGCCCAATGCCTGCCCAAGCCCCGCCGCGTTATTGACGGCGAGTGGTGCGCGCTGGTCTGGGATTAG
- a CDS encoding metal ABC transporter permease — MPDLSPIYALISMIPLDCLQMRFMQQALLGVLLLAPMASVLGVEVINFRMAFFSDAIGHSAFAGVALGLILAVPPRLAMPLFGILVGLGIMAVRRKSDLSSDTVIGIVFSAVVAFGLAVVSRAEGVGRDMQRFLYGDILTITDGEIGFLALLFVALLVFQAVGYNRLMYIALNPVMARVHGVRVAVWQYAFAGLLALVVMFSVWAVGVLLVTAMLIVPAATARNFARSAGGMFWWALLVGTTSAFAGLTLSAQEWLATASGATIILVACCWFAVSLFAAQATGRRRS, encoded by the coding sequence GTGCCTGATCTCAGCCCGATATACGCGCTTATTTCCATGATTCCGCTTGATTGCCTGCAAATGCGCTTCATGCAGCAGGCCTTGCTCGGAGTGCTGCTGCTGGCCCCTATGGCCTCTGTACTCGGGGTGGAAGTCATCAATTTTCGCATGGCCTTTTTTTCAGACGCCATCGGGCATTCGGCCTTTGCCGGGGTTGCGCTGGGGCTGATACTGGCTGTGCCGCCGCGTCTTGCCATGCCCCTGTTTGGCATACTGGTAGGGCTTGGCATCATGGCTGTGCGGCGCAAGAGCGACCTTTCGTCCGACACGGTCATCGGTATTGTCTTTTCTGCCGTGGTGGCTTTTGGCCTTGCCGTGGTAAGCCGGGCAGAAGGCGTAGGCAGAGACATGCAGCGCTTTTTGTACGGTGATATCCTCACCATCACCGATGGCGAAATCGGCTTTCTGGCCCTGCTCTTTGTTGCCTTGCTGGTGTTTCAGGCAGTTGGCTACAACCGCCTGATGTATATTGCCCTGAATCCGGTTATGGCGCGGGTTCACGGTGTACGCGTGGCAGTGTGGCAGTATGCCTTTGCCGGGCTGCTGGCGCTGGTGGTGATGTTTTCCGTATGGGCAGTGGGGGTGCTGCTGGTGACGGCCATGCTCATTGTGCCCGCTGCCACGGCTCGCAATTTTGCCCGTTCCGCCGGGGGCATGTTCTGGTGGGCTCTTCTTGTGGGCACAACATCCGCCTTTGCCGGGCTGACCCTTTCCGCTCAGGAATGGCTGGCTACGGCCAGCGGGGCCACCATTATTCTTGTGGCCTGCTGCTGGTTTGCGGTGAGCCTCTTTGCCGCTCAGGCCACGGGCCGCAGACGCTCCTGA
- a CDS encoding pirin family protein codes for MQLRSITGDVTGRPTIDGAGVRLVRVLGSPTVKTFDPFLMLDAFDSVNPEDYVKGFPMHPHRGIETFTYLVNGVIEHKDSLGNAGVIRDGGCQWMTAGSGILHQEMPLASPRMLGLQLWINLPAAHKMTDPKYRDITIDMVPRVEEEAASVAVVAGEYKGVDGAAKGDYVDVRFLDVRLKPGARWQVETNPAHTVFAYLYAGDCFLMDGREPMLARHAYLLGDGDTVAVESGEEECRFVLVSGAPLREPVAWGGPIVMNTDEELMQAYFEIEEGRFIKHWLPPAQN; via the coding sequence ATGCAGTTACGATCCATCACCGGAGACGTCACAGGGCGTCCCACCATTGATGGCGCAGGTGTGCGCCTTGTGCGCGTGCTTGGTTCGCCCACAGTCAAAACATTTGATCCGTTTCTTATGCTGGATGCCTTTGATTCCGTAAATCCCGAGGATTACGTAAAGGGTTTTCCCATGCATCCTCACCGGGGCATTGAAACCTTCACCTATCTTGTGAATGGCGTCATCGAGCACAAGGACAGCCTGGGCAATGCTGGCGTTATCCGCGATGGCGGCTGCCAGTGGATGACCGCCGGAAGCGGTATTCTGCATCAGGAGATGCCCCTTGCCTCGCCGCGCATGCTCGGCCTGCAACTCTGGATCAATCTGCCGGCCGCCCACAAGATGACTGATCCCAAGTACCGCGACATCACTATTGACATGGTGCCGCGTGTTGAGGAGGAGGCCGCTTCCGTGGCCGTGGTCGCAGGTGAATACAAGGGTGTCGATGGTGCTGCGAAGGGTGATTATGTGGACGTGCGTTTTCTTGATGTGCGGCTCAAACCCGGGGCGCGCTGGCAGGTGGAGACCAACCCCGCCCACACTGTTTTTGCCTATCTGTATGCTGGCGACTGCTTTTTGATGGATGGCAGGGAGCCCATGCTGGCCCGCCACGCCTACCTGCTGGGCGATGGGGACACCGTGGCTGTTGAAAGCGGCGAAGAAGAATGCCGTTTTGTGCTGGTTTCCGGCGCGCCCCTGCGGGAGCCGGTTGCCTGGGGCGGCCCCATTGTCATGAATACAGATGAAGAGCTGATGCAGGCGTATTTTGAAATTGAAGAAGGCAGATTCATCAAACACTGGCTTCCGCCTGCGCAGAATTAG
- the tpx gene encoding thiol peroxidase: MDTVTFKGNVMHLEGTQPAVGGKAPDFTLTANDMSPRSLKDYAGKVLVLVCVPSLDTPVCDMEVRRFNTEAAALSDKVRIVAVSRDLPFAQARWCGAAGVTAVEALSDYRAGAFGKTYGILIKELDLLARSVFVVAPDGTLAYSQLVGEVAHEPDYASALEAVKKLA, encoded by the coding sequence ATGGATACAGTTACGTTCAAAGGCAATGTCATGCATCTTGAAGGTACCCAGCCCGCCGTTGGCGGCAAGGCTCCCGACTTCACGCTGACCGCCAACGATATGAGCCCCCGCAGCCTGAAAGACTACGCTGGCAAGGTGCTTGTGCTTGTATGCGTTCCCTCGCTGGATACTCCCGTATGCGATATGGAAGTTCGCCGCTTCAACACCGAAGCCGCCGCCCTGTCCGACAAGGTGCGTATTGTGGCCGTGAGCCGCGATCTGCCTTTCGCGCAGGCCCGCTGGTGCGGTGCTGCTGGCGTAACCGCTGTTGAAGCCCTCTCCGATTACCGCGCTGGCGCCTTTGGCAAGACCTATGGCATTCTGATCAAGGAGCTGGATCTGCTGGCCCGCTCGGTCTTTGTGGTCGCCCCCGACGGCACCCTGGCTTACAGCCAGCTTGTGGGCGAAGTTGCCCACGAGCCTGACTACGCCTCTGCTCTGGAAGCGGTCAAAAAGCTGGCCTAG
- the hslU gene encoding ATP-dependent protease ATPase subunit HslU — MSTLTPRGIVAELDKFVVGQEQAKRMVAVAVRNRWRRQHLAPELRDEVSPKNIIMMGPTGVGKTEIARRLAKLSGAPFVKVEATKFTEVGYVGRDVESMVRDLMEIGINLVRDEENARVRKAAEAAAESRLMDLLLPSSFGSEERASTREKLLQQFRLGFLDDREVEVEVTEQGGGSVDLFAIPGMEQMGGQVKDMFSKAFPPKHSRRKMKVRNAFAVLVQEESGRLVDQEALVDKARERVEQTGIIFIDEIDKIASSSQNRTSDISREGVQRDLLPIVEGSAVNTKYGMIRTDHILFIAAGAFHFSKPSDMIPELQGRFPLRVELQPLGREEFLRILKEPDNALTKQYEALLGTEQIRLSFTDDGLEEIAAFAEDTNTRTENIGARRLYTIMEKILADISFDAPEMPGAQVVVNKAYVEEHLQDVRDDQDLSQYIL; from the coding sequence ATGAGTACTTTGACACCTCGCGGCATTGTTGCCGAGCTTGATAAATTTGTGGTGGGGCAGGAACAGGCCAAGCGCATGGTTGCAGTGGCGGTGCGCAACCGCTGGCGGCGGCAGCATCTTGCCCCGGAGCTGCGTGATGAAGTATCGCCCAAGAATATTATTATGATGGGCCCCACGGGCGTAGGCAAGACGGAAATTGCCCGCCGCCTGGCCAAGCTCTCCGGCGCGCCCTTTGTAAAGGTTGAAGCCACCAAGTTCACGGAAGTGGGCTATGTGGGGCGCGATGTGGAATCCATGGTGCGCGACCTCATGGAAATAGGCATCAACCTTGTGCGCGATGAAGAAAATGCCCGTGTGCGCAAGGCTGCCGAGGCTGCTGCGGAATCGCGCCTTATGGATTTGCTGTTGCCAAGCTCCTTTGGGTCGGAAGAACGCGCCTCCACGCGCGAAAAGCTTTTGCAGCAGTTCCGCCTTGGCTTTCTGGACGACCGGGAAGTGGAAGTGGAAGTGACCGAGCAGGGCGGCGGCAGTGTTGACCTGTTCGCCATCCCCGGCATGGAACAGATGGGCGGGCAGGTCAAGGACATGTTCAGCAAGGCCTTTCCGCCCAAGCACAGCCGCCGCAAAATGAAGGTGCGCAACGCCTTTGCCGTGCTCGTGCAGGAAGAATCTGGCAGGCTTGTGGATCAGGAAGCTCTGGTGGACAAGGCCCGCGAACGTGTGGAGCAGACGGGCATCATCTTTATTGACGAAATCGACAAGATCGCCAGCTCCTCGCAGAACCGCACGTCAGACATTTCGCGCGAGGGCGTGCAGCGCGACCTGCTGCCCATTGTGGAAGGCAGTGCGGTCAACACCAAGTATGGCATGATCCGCACGGATCATATCCTGTTTATTGCGGCGGGCGCTTTCCATTTCAGCAAGCCTTCGGACATGATTCCCGAATTGCAGGGGCGTTTTCCCTTACGGGTGGAATTGCAGCCTCTGGGCAGGGAAGAATTTTTGCGCATCCTCAAGGAGCCGGACAATGCCCTGACCAAGCAGTATGAGGCATTGCTGGGTACGGAGCAGATTCGCCTAAGCTTTACGGATGACGGGTTGGAAGAAATCGCGGCATTTGCCGAAGACACCAATACCCGCACGGAAAATATCGGCGCGCGGCGGCTCTACACAATCATGGAAAAAATCCTGGCTGACATATCCTTTGACGCGCCTGAAATGCCCGGTGCGCAGGTGGTGGTCAACAAGGCCTATGTGGAAGAGCACTTGCAGGATGTGCGCGATGATCAGGATTTAAGCCAGTATATTCTGTAG
- a CDS encoding metal ABC transporter ATP-binding protein — translation MANNSLLAPSVCFENVCLSRGGNLILNNICATAPAGGSTVLVGPNGAGKTTLLLCLIGEMAYTGRIQFAGLEHQPRMAYVPQHLIMDRSLPLRVCEFLALSRQRQPLWLGLRPWARSEGRQLLQMVKAEHLEQSRMGDLSGGELRRVLLAAALGRNPELLVLDEPAAGVDVRGERLFWELLDAARHERGFTQIMVSHNLPLVAHYATHVVCLNKTVCATGAPRATLTSSTLMELFGVPIHLYPDQCDPEDPGCPQCGVVSEAEGLLPNYAAIERREAARMNARLASRMATSPCEPCGEKAPDQGGSRA, via the coding sequence TTGGCAAATAACAGCTTGCTTGCCCCCTCGGTCTGCTTTGAGAATGTATGCCTCAGCCGGGGGGGCAACCTTATTCTGAACAATATCTGCGCCACCGCGCCCGCTGGCGGCAGCACGGTTCTTGTGGGGCCCAACGGGGCAGGCAAGACCACGCTGCTGCTCTGCCTTATTGGCGAAATGGCCTATACAGGGCGTATCCAGTTCGCTGGGTTAGAGCATCAGCCCCGCATGGCCTATGTGCCGCAGCATTTGATTATGGATCGCAGCCTGCCCTTGCGCGTGTGCGAATTTCTGGCCCTGAGCCGCCAGCGCCAGCCCTTGTGGCTGGGCCTGCGCCCTTGGGCGCGCAGCGAGGGGCGGCAGCTTTTGCAGATGGTCAAGGCCGAGCATCTGGAGCAGAGCCGCATGGGTGACCTTTCTGGCGGCGAACTGCGCCGTGTGCTGCTGGCTGCGGCTCTTGGCCGCAATCCGGAACTGCTGGTGCTGGACGAGCCTGCGGCAGGCGTAGACGTGCGCGGCGAGAGGCTCTTTTGGGAATTGCTGGATGCCGCCCGGCACGAGCGCGGCTTTACGCAGATCATGGTCAGCCACAATCTGCCGCTGGTGGCGCACTACGCAACCCATGTGGTCTGCCTTAACAAGACCGTATGCGCCACAGGCGCGCCCCGCGCCACGCTGACCTCCTCCACGCTCATGGAGCTTTTTGGCGTGCCGATCCACCTGTACCCGGACCAGTGCGACCCTGAGGACCCCGGCTGCCCGCAGTGCGGCGTGGTGAGCGAAGCCGAGGGCCTGCTGCCCAACTACGCGGCCATAGAGCGGCGTGAGGCCGCCCGCATGAATGCACGGCTGGCCTCCCGCATGGCGACCTCACCGTGCGAACCCTGCGGCGAAAAAGCGCCGGATCAGGGAGGTTCCCGTGCCTGA
- a CDS encoding double-cubane-cluster-containing anaerobic reductase, producing the protein MKCASFDRIITAFEKNALAVQEAKREGKKVVGQYCLYSPSEIAVAAGAIPVSLCGTRNDSIPAAEEMLPRALCPLIKSSFGFALKDSCPYLSAADVVVADTTCDGKKKMYELLAAYKPVFLLQLPQVQNDDALAYWRHQFELLVAYLEKEFGVSITEQKLRDAIKLMNRERLALKAVMDLAKRKPTPITGMELLEIGFKTSFFPDKEKGISMMLELADELGKMVDAGQAGVSASAPRILLTGVPVGMGSHKVVRLIEECGGSVVCLDNCSGYKKTRVMMDEQGDPLTEMARRYLDVPCAVMSPNPRRYEAIKELAADFAVDAVVDLTWQGCQTYAVESSSLKKFVQESLQLPFLQIETDYSETDTEQLKVRIEAFIEML; encoded by the coding sequence ATGAAGTGTGCCAGCTTTGACCGCATTATTACTGCTTTTGAAAAAAACGCTCTGGCAGTGCAGGAGGCCAAGAGGGAGGGCAAGAAAGTTGTGGGCCAGTACTGCCTGTACAGCCCTTCTGAAATAGCGGTGGCCGCCGGGGCCATCCCCGTTTCTTTGTGCGGCACCCGCAACGATTCCATTCCCGCGGCAGAAGAAATGCTGCCCCGCGCCCTTTGTCCGCTTATCAAGAGCAGCTTCGGCTTTGCGCTTAAAGACAGCTGCCCCTATCTGAGCGCTGCTGACGTAGTTGTGGCCGACACCACCTGTGACGGCAAAAAGAAAATGTACGAGCTGCTTGCAGCCTACAAGCCAGTTTTTCTGCTGCAACTGCCCCAGGTGCAGAATGATGATGCCCTTGCCTACTGGAGGCATCAGTTTGAACTGCTCGTCGCCTATCTGGAAAAAGAATTTGGCGTATCCATCACCGAGCAGAAGCTGCGCGACGCCATCAAGCTCATGAACCGTGAGCGTCTGGCCCTCAAGGCCGTTATGGATCTGGCAAAGCGCAAGCCCACGCCCATCACGGGGATGGAGCTGCTGGAAATCGGGTTCAAAACGTCTTTCTTCCCCGACAAGGAAAAAGGCATCTCCATGATGCTGGAGCTGGCGGATGAACTTGGCAAAATGGTCGATGCGGGCCAGGCAGGCGTTTCCGCAAGCGCGCCGCGTATATTGCTTACGGGCGTTCCTGTGGGCATGGGTTCGCACAAGGTTGTGCGCCTGATCGAAGAATGCGGCGGCAGCGTGGTTTGCCTTGATAACTGCTCCGGCTACAAGAAAACCCGCGTGATGATGGACGAGCAGGGCGACCCGCTGACCGAGATGGCCCGCCGCTATCTGGACGTGCCCTGTGCCGTCATGTCGCCCAATCCGCGCCGGTATGAAGCCATCAAGGAACTGGCGGCAGATTTCGCGGTGGATGCTGTGGTTGATCTGACCTGGCAGGGTTGCCAAACCTACGCGGTGGAATCGTCCTCCCTCAAAAAATTTGTGCAGGAGTCCTTGCAGTTGCCCTTCCTGCAAATCGAAACAGACTACTCTGAAACGGATACGGAGCAGCTCAAGGTTCGCATAGAAGCGTTTATCGAAATGCTGTAA
- a CDS encoding M23 family metallopeptidase, producing the protein MSKFLSRLALGALCIALGCPPMELVAEGASVAPAAQSEKLATELAAEPSAGQPDSPESKAGQTDAQKTSASSQHAAPESSPAIPESAHPGSAANAEVCRSLPPLRELITSPFGNRRMPGWLSRRGVVMRDHGGVDIRAHMGWPVTAFKPGTVIRAGKNGPLGISVDIRQEDGMTARYGHMSKTLVKSGQRVAAGEPVGLVGCTGRTTGAHLHFGLLDASGKAVDPLPYLHSADEVLRPDPADIPPVIEAQSCGPVLRGPNGRPTRLGTTLKDLDNYTPPPIPTWDQRR; encoded by the coding sequence GTGTCGAAATTTCTGAGCAGACTCGCGCTTGGCGCCCTCTGCATAGCACTTGGCTGCCCGCCTATGGAACTTGTTGCCGAGGGAGCATCGGTTGCGCCCGCCGCCCAAAGCGAGAAACTTGCCACGGAACTTGCTGCGGAACCCAGCGCGGGCCAGCCAGACAGCCCAGAATCCAAGGCCGGACAAACAGACGCGCAAAAAACATCTGCCAGCAGCCAGCATGCAGCGCCTGAATCTTCCCCAGCAATACCGGAATCAGCCCATCCCGGATCAGCCGCCAATGCCGAGGTTTGCCGTTCCTTGCCGCCCCTGCGAGAGCTGATTACATCCCCCTTTGGCAACCGCCGCATGCCCGGCTGGCTCAGCAGGCGCGGCGTGGTCATGCGCGATCATGGGGGTGTAGACATCCGCGCGCACATGGGCTGGCCTGTCACGGCCTTCAAGCCCGGTACAGTCATCCGCGCCGGAAAAAACGGCCCACTGGGCATCTCCGTTGACATCCGGCAAGAGGACGGCATGACGGCGCGCTACGGGCACATGTCAAAGACTCTGGTAAAATCCGGGCAGCGCGTTGCCGCAGGCGAACCTGTGGGGCTTGTGGGCTGTACCGGCAGAACCACCGGGGCCCACCTGCACTTTGGCCTGCTGGACGCCTCGGGCAAGGCCGTTGACCCCTTGCCCTATCTGCATTCTGCTGATGAAGTGCTGCGCCCCGACCCGGCGGACATACCGCCCGTCATTGAAGCGCAGTCTTGCGGGCCTGTGCTGCGCGGCCCCAACGGACGCCCTACCCGCCTGGGCACTACACTGAAAGATCTCGATAACTATACTCCGCCGCCCATCCCCACCTGGGATCAGCGCCGATAG
- a CDS encoding GNAT family protein has protein sequence MTTSIVWERDGFLLRSASLEDSQPYFEQNYNPLDRELVRMTGCKDSFTREEVTSFFSKSIDAADRYLFLLIAQGNNIVGECVVSEIDPALRSAHFRIAILQNAYRGRGLGTWAVQSVCSFVFDTLKMHRLELNVFSYNTQAQRVYEKSGFRIEGIRRDAIMFNGKYADDILMAMLEDEWRLVR, from the coding sequence ATGACCACCAGTATTGTATGGGAAAGAGACGGATTTTTATTGCGCTCTGCCAGTCTTGAAGATTCACAACCTTACTTTGAGCAGAATTACAATCCCCTGGACAGGGAATTGGTAAGAATGACAGGGTGTAAGGACAGCTTTACAAGAGAAGAAGTCACTTCTTTTTTTAGTAAATCTATTGATGCTGCTGACAGGTATCTATTTTTGCTCATAGCACAAGGCAATAATATTGTTGGCGAATGCGTTGTGAGCGAGATTGATCCTGCTCTTCGCAGTGCCCATTTTCGCATTGCTATTCTTCAAAATGCATATAGGGGAAGAGGGCTTGGAACATGGGCAGTTCAGTCCGTATGTAGCTTTGTGTTTGACACATTAAAAATGCACCGTCTTGAGTTGAATGTGTTCTCATACAACACGCAAGCACAGCGCGTGTATGAAAAGTCAGGATTCAGGATAGAAGGCATCCGGCGCGATGCGATTATGTTTAATGGCAAGTATGCGGATGATATCTTGATGGCAATGTTGGAAGATGAATGGCGTTTGGTGCGCTAA
- a CDS encoding acyl-CoA dehydratase activase, translated as MYVAGIDVGSVAAKAVVLELLPNGGSQIAGRAVLPTGWNTAEAGEFALNNACEAAAMARNDLRHVTATGYGRIALPFANKTVTEISCHARGAAHLFPRAGLVLDIGGQDSKVISLDIPREVEAGSLDAAGGAGSLGTLRSANKPGAVRDFLMNDKCAAGTGRFLQVLSGILNMPLDELGKAAATGKPVAISSMCAVFAETEIVGLLARSTPPQDIAAGVFRAIARRMCALARRIPMQGECVFTGGLATSPAFAAILSDELGLTVQVPHDPQTVGALGAALIAADLYAKKDRALTTQR; from the coding sequence ATGTATGTAGCTGGAATTGATGTTGGTTCTGTGGCTGCAAAGGCCGTTGTGCTTGAGCTGCTGCCCAACGGCGGCTCGCAGATTGCCGGGCGGGCAGTGCTGCCCACAGGCTGGAATACCGCCGAGGCGGGCGAATTTGCGCTCAACAATGCCTGCGAGGCTGCGGCAATGGCGCGCAACGATCTGAGGCATGTCACTGCCACGGGCTACGGGCGCATTGCCCTGCCTTTTGCCAACAAAACGGTTACGGAGATCAGTTGCCATGCGCGGGGCGCTGCGCATCTTTTCCCCCGCGCGGGGCTTGTGCTCGATATCGGCGGGCAGGACAGCAAGGTAATAAGCCTGGATATTCCGCGTGAGGTGGAAGCGGGCAGTCTTGATGCGGCTGGCGGCGCAGGCAGCCTGGGCACGCTCAGAAGCGCGAACAAACCGGGCGCAGTGCGCGATTTTTTGATGAACGACAAGTGCGCGGCAGGCACCGGGCGTTTTTTGCAGGTGCTCTCGGGCATTTTGAACATGCCGTTGGACGAGCTGGGCAAGGCTGCCGCCACTGGCAAGCCTGTGGCCATCTCAAGCATGTGCGCCGTGTTTGCAGAAACGGAAATCGTGGGCCTTCTGGCCCGCAGCACGCCGCCGCAAGATATAGCCGCAGGGGTATTCCGCGCCATTGCCCGCAGAATGTGCGCCCTTGCCCGGCGCATCCCCATGCAGGGGGAATGCGTATTTACCGGCGGTCTGGCAACAAGCCCCGCCTTTGCGGCCATTCTTTCAGACGAACTTGGCCTGACAGTTCAGGTGCCCCACGACCCGCAGACTGTGGGTGCGCTGGGGGCGGCCCTGATTGCCGCAGATTTGTATGCGAAAAAAGACCGTGCTCTCACTACACAGCGATAA
- a CDS encoding zinc ABC transporter substrate-binding protein, whose translation MSNCISVLFRKGKHHGLALLCMLLVTAFAVTGAFAAEPKVRVLATTYPVYLLTRAVAQTSPDVQVDLLIPAQTGCPHDYALTPKDMQKLSKANVVIINGLGMESFLEKPLAAAGKKIAVIDSSKGINAIVEEHDEDHDADHGKADAAHKDDHNTAAAAKGHDHAHEHGHDHGHDHGGLNPHAFSSPLQAAVMARNIGRGLAAAAPVAAKNCPQAADAYAARLEALGQRLAAVGANAANKNVVALHDGMAYLVRDAGLNLVDVIQEDEEAQPSAARLLDLVKKIKESKPVVLIGEPQYSDKPVLALAAETGVPAVQLDPLASGPSGAPLDYYETVMSKNIATLEKYFGK comes from the coding sequence ATGAGCAATTGTATTTCTGTCTTGTTTCGCAAGGGCAAACATCACGGCCTGGCACTTTTATGCATGCTGCTCGTAACCGCTTTTGCGGTTACTGGCGCGTTTGCTGCCGAGCCCAAGGTGCGCGTTCTTGCCACCACCTATCCCGTGTATCTGCTGACCCGCGCCGTTGCCCAGACAAGCCCGGATGTGCAGGTTGATCTGCTCATTCCCGCCCAGACCGGCTGCCCGCACGACTACGCGTTGACCCCCAAGGACATGCAAAAGCTCTCCAAGGCCAATGTTGTGATCATCAACGGCCTGGGTATGGAGTCCTTTCTGGAAAAACCGCTTGCCGCCGCAGGCAAGAAGATAGCCGTCATCGACAGCAGCAAGGGTATTAACGCCATTGTTGAAGAACATGACGAAGATCACGATGCTGATCACGGCAAGGCGGACGCCGCCCATAAGGACGACCACAACACTGCGGCAGCAGCAAAAGGGCATGATCATGCTCACGAACACGGCCATGACCATGGGCACGACCACGGCGGCCTGAATCCGCATGCTTTTTCCAGCCCGCTGCAAGCTGCGGTGATGGCGCGCAATATTGGCCGTGGCCTTGCTGCTGCTGCGCCGGTTGCCGCAAAAAACTGCCCGCAGGCTGCGGATGCCTATGCCGCAAGGCTTGAGGCTCTGGGCCAGCGCCTTGCCGCCGTAGGGGCCAATGCCGCCAACAAGAATGTGGTGGCCCTGCACGATGGTATGGCCTACCTTGTGCGCGATGCCGGGCTGAACCTTGTGGATGTGATTCAGGAAGATGAAGAGGCTCAACCCTCTGCGGCGCGTTTGCTTGACCTGGTGAAAAAAATAAAAGAATCCAAGCCGGTAGTGCTCATTGGCGAGCCGCAGTATTCGGACAAGCCCGTGCTCGCCCTTGCGGCGGAAACGGGTGTTCCGGCAGTGCAGCTTGATCCGCTTGCCTCGGGGCCGTCTGGCGCGCCCCTTGATTATTACGAAACAGTTATGTCAAAAAATATTGCCACATTAGAGAAGTACTTTGGCAAATAA